A section of the Paenibacillus odorifer genome encodes:
- a CDS encoding GerAB/ArcD/ProY family transporter produces the protein MNKQERVSSIQMSMLFLFFMTGSSIVIVPASLTNFAGNGAWISLLIASAIGMLLLSGILYLNRRAPDLSLVEQSRSVLGNGLTLVLLIPFTCVLFWNVAGIVIEIGTFFKSTMLKETPTYAVNTMFFITIAMTALAGIEVIARMAAVLMSLMFGFIILVWILVAGLYHPEYLLPIMPDGFRPILSAAYVVYGFPYSELIVFSMILPFVRKEDNSKLGKQMYLALIINALTLIASVISSIMVLGPLSGSLKYSLYQLARLIYFQETIERIESVIGFSLIIGFYFKASILLLILIKVLKELLRLKDERLIVFPLAFVCLLLSVTTYTQESELEEIVNITWPLITNLAYTLPFLLILLVTFIRYHIKKHKK, from the coding sequence ATGAATAAGCAAGAACGTGTTAGCTCGATCCAAATGTCCATGCTGTTTCTCTTCTTTATGACCGGTTCCTCAATCGTCATCGTCCCTGCATCATTAACTAACTTTGCCGGCAACGGAGCCTGGATATCCCTCTTAATCGCCTCGGCCATAGGAATGCTTCTGCTTTCCGGCATTCTATATTTGAACCGACGAGCGCCAGATCTTTCGCTTGTGGAACAAAGCCGCTCCGTACTTGGAAACGGACTGACCCTTGTCCTCCTAATTCCTTTCACTTGTGTGCTGTTTTGGAATGTCGCAGGAATTGTAATTGAGATCGGAACCTTTTTCAAAAGTACGATGTTAAAAGAAACGCCCACTTACGCGGTAAACACCATGTTTTTTATAACGATTGCGATGACAGCTCTAGCTGGAATCGAAGTGATTGCCCGTATGGCAGCCGTCCTAATGTCACTAATGTTCGGATTTATCATCTTAGTCTGGATACTCGTAGCAGGGTTGTATCATCCCGAATACCTACTGCCCATCATGCCTGATGGATTTAGGCCTATCCTAAGCGCTGCATATGTAGTCTATGGCTTTCCCTATTCCGAGCTTATCGTTTTTTCGATGATTTTACCGTTCGTGCGTAAAGAAGACAATTCTAAACTGGGAAAACAAATGTATCTTGCACTCATCATCAATGCCCTGACGTTAATTGCTTCTGTCATTAGCAGTATTATGGTACTGGGACCACTGTCCGGCAGCTTAAAATATTCATTATATCAGTTGGCGAGACTCATTTATTTTCAGGAAACCATTGAAAGAATCGAATCCGTGATTGGTTTTTCACTCATTATCGGCTTCTATTTCAAGGCTTCTATCCTGCTGCTTATTCTTATTAAAGTACTAAAGGAGCTTCTGAGATTGAAGGATGAACGTTTAATTGTTTTCCCTCTTGCTTTTGTTTGCCTGCTGTTATCTGTAACGACTTACACACAAGAGTCTGAGCTTGAGGAAATCGTGAATATTACATGGCCCTTGATCACTAACCTAGCTTACACCCTGCCATTTCTTCTGATTCTATTGGTCACTTTCATTCGTTATCATATAAAAAAACACAAAAAATAA
- a CDS encoding CAP domain-containing protein, which translates to MNKSVVLYKNFIRLSHYFAKSGGVLIKPFIVIVALLLVTACSGNNSANNQMTTQQTKVDNHARKTTSTSTLTQASSISTENAGNSTIKTKQVPGDVTKWLDGFIRTNPPTGGTTDQTTYPQQSAKPQYSANPQHSAVPQKSANPQPSANTSQLVQQVLDLVNKERTNAGLKPLSLNSELSKMALAKAQDMYDNNYFDHQSPTYGSPFDMMKAFGISYNSAGENIAKGQSSAEEVMNQWMNSPGHRANILNSSFTEIGIGYYNSEWVQEFIG; encoded by the coding sequence ATGAATAAATCAGTGGTACTTTACAAAAACTTTATTCGATTAAGTCACTACTTTGCCAAATCAGGAGGGGTTCTTATTAAACCATTTATCGTTATAGTAGCGCTATTACTCGTTACTGCTTGTTCGGGTAATAACTCGGCCAACAACCAAATGACTACTCAACAAACGAAGGTTGACAATCATGCTCGTAAAACTACTTCAACGTCAACTTTAACGCAAGCATCTTCCATTTCCACGGAGAATGCAGGGAATTCAACAATTAAGACTAAACAAGTTCCTGGCGATGTAACGAAATGGCTGGATGGGTTCATCCGCACCAATCCACCTACAGGAGGCACAACAGACCAAACAACGTATCCGCAGCAGTCGGCCAAACCACAATATTCTGCAAATCCGCAACATTCTGCTGTCCCGCAGAAGTCTGCAAATCCACAACCATCCGCCAATACATCCCAATTAGTACAGCAAGTATTGGATCTGGTGAATAAAGAAAGAACGAATGCAGGCTTGAAGCCCCTTAGTTTAAATAGCGAACTTTCGAAAATGGCTTTGGCTAAAGCGCAGGATATGTATGACAACAATTATTTTGACCATCAGTCTCCTACGTATGGATCTCCGTTTGATATGATGAAAGCCTTCGGGATCTCATACAATTCAGCAGGGGAAAACATCGCCAAAGGTCAGTCGAGTGCAGAAGAAGTAATGAACCAATGGATGAACAGTCCTGGCCATCGTGCCAACATCCTGAATAGCAGCTTCACAGAAATTGGAATAGGTTACTATAACAGCGAGTGGGTTCAAGAATTTATTGGTTAG
- a CDS encoding Ger(x)C family spore germination protein has product MKRLTTILISLLVLTLTSGCWDNKELDEYGYVQAVAIDQSEDNRIVITTHFYNPSTKIEMGQAGDPASKGINIVTSGETFFEAIREIPAKFGRKAKWDHMRVILIGEQLARTSNIREVLDFFSRDQEPRGTVLPLIAEQSAAPFLDINPFIEQTIGQQYKRMETSGALYAAKTSKIPLYELAIQMCSPSNTSIIPYLHKTSLDHKPLISGLAVIHDGKMIDILKEKDTEAFMMLTDRYIYGVLEFPCPDETEEPLRKKETLEVLTFNSTLTPTVKNGSVSVGVKIAIEGMIGELRCSHIKNNKDMKLFEQRVITQVEQQVEHATKFLKTKKIDALGIGNQIYRKNPQLWKQLEPQWKDTFAQTQFDINVDVKVLSTGMNSGTIFGTKEK; this is encoded by the coding sequence GTGAAGCGACTTACTACCATACTAATTTCCCTTCTTGTACTCACTCTAACTAGCGGATGCTGGGATAATAAAGAATTGGACGAGTATGGGTATGTGCAGGCGGTCGCCATTGACCAAAGCGAAGACAATCGGATTGTGATCACGACACATTTCTATAATCCTTCCACCAAAATAGAAATGGGACAAGCAGGGGATCCAGCGTCGAAGGGAATTAATATTGTTACAAGTGGAGAAACCTTTTTTGAAGCAATAAGGGAGATCCCGGCAAAATTTGGTCGAAAAGCCAAATGGGATCATATGCGTGTCATATTAATCGGGGAGCAACTAGCCAGAACCTCGAACATCCGGGAGGTGCTTGATTTTTTCTCCAGAGATCAAGAACCGCGTGGTACCGTTCTTCCTCTCATCGCTGAGCAATCTGCGGCACCATTTTTAGATATCAACCCGTTTATCGAGCAGACCATTGGTCAACAGTATAAGAGAATGGAGACGAGCGGTGCTCTATATGCCGCAAAAACTTCCAAGATTCCTCTCTATGAGCTGGCTATACAAATGTGTAGCCCCTCCAATACTTCCATCATCCCTTACCTGCATAAGACCAGTTTGGATCATAAACCATTGATATCTGGGCTGGCTGTAATCCATGACGGGAAAATGATTGACATCCTAAAGGAAAAGGATACAGAAGCATTCATGATGCTGACGGATAGATATATCTATGGAGTACTAGAATTTCCTTGCCCGGATGAAACCGAAGAACCGCTGCGAAAAAAAGAAACGCTTGAAGTGCTTACCTTCAACAGTACGCTTACTCCAACCGTGAAAAATGGTTCTGTATCCGTCGGTGTAAAAATTGCTATTGAAGGGATGATCGGAGAATTACGTTGCTCACATATAAAAAACAATAAGGACATGAAGCTTTTTGAGCAGCGTGTCATAACTCAGGTTGAACAACAGGTTGAGCATGCAACCAAGTTTTTGAAAACAAAAAAGATCGACGCACTCGGAATTGGCAATCAGATTTACCGGAAAAATCCGCAGCTGTGGAAACAACTAGAGCCTCAATGGAAGGATACATTCGCCCAGACTCAGTTCGATATCAACGTTGATGTCAAAGTGTTAAGCACTGGAATGAACTCAGGTACAATATTCGGAACAAAGGAGAAGTAG
- a CDS encoding spore germination protein, with protein MRKFFIAKTPPSNPKVPPQIEAENELSMKDLFSHAISASLEDNLQIINDCFANCSDLKVIPWHYGPDLKYEASSVYFNTLTKSDPTNYFKDVLQNIVPHELGPTLDVTVEDVISYFEKNGVSSPLLELMDNIGQAIKGILDGKVVLFFTGWQKAVAYYAFDVEQRQTSEPISEPTVQGPHVSFIESLERNIGVIRSLLKSTNLKFEFFTSGKQVQRTLSYGYLDGVVKPEALNQFKQRIASIDQEEILDVSYLEEWIGDSLYSPFPQVRYTERPDTAITALLDGKIIAMVNGSPSILICPGNFMEFFTNSEDYYYRTIFSSLIRLIRVAAFIIALLLPSTYIALSNFHSELIPTVLLLAILNTREGIPFPAMVEALIMEFFFELLREAGIRLPRPIGSAVSIVGALVIGQAAIQSQIASPVMVIVVALTGIASFALPQYNMAIALRILRFPLMILAATFGGLGIMVGFILIYLHLATLRSLGEPYLDSLAPLDLKRVRDSIFLLPRRLLLHSPRNRHLYKKTSGRK; from the coding sequence ATGCGGAAATTTTTTATCGCCAAGACGCCTCCGTCTAATCCTAAGGTGCCCCCTCAAATCGAAGCCGAAAATGAGCTTTCAATGAAGGATCTTTTTTCCCATGCTATCTCTGCGTCTCTCGAAGACAACTTGCAGATTATTAATGACTGTTTTGCCAATTGCTCAGACCTAAAGGTTATTCCATGGCATTATGGCCCGGATCTTAAGTATGAAGCCTCATCCGTCTATTTCAATACACTTACTAAGTCTGACCCTACAAATTATTTTAAAGATGTCTTGCAAAATATAGTTCCGCATGAGCTGGGGCCCACCTTGGACGTAACCGTTGAAGATGTCATCTCTTATTTTGAAAAAAATGGTGTTTCATCACCGCTGCTTGAATTAATGGACAATATCGGTCAAGCCATTAAGGGGATTCTTGATGGGAAAGTTGTCCTTTTCTTTACAGGTTGGCAAAAAGCCGTTGCCTATTATGCCTTTGATGTAGAACAGCGCCAAACCTCTGAGCCCATTTCAGAGCCTACTGTTCAAGGTCCCCACGTCAGCTTTATAGAAAGCTTAGAGCGTAATATAGGTGTTATTCGTAGTTTGCTAAAATCTACTAATCTTAAGTTCGAGTTCTTTACCTCTGGTAAGCAGGTTCAAAGAACGTTGTCCTATGGTTATCTGGATGGAGTGGTGAAACCAGAAGCATTAAATCAATTCAAACAACGTATAGCAAGTATTGATCAGGAAGAAATTCTTGACGTCTCCTATCTCGAAGAGTGGATCGGTGATTCTCTCTACTCACCATTTCCACAAGTCCGCTACACAGAACGACCGGATACAGCTATAACAGCTCTGCTAGACGGGAAGATTATTGCTATGGTTAACGGAAGTCCTTCCATTCTGATCTGTCCCGGGAATTTCATGGAGTTTTTTACGAATAGCGAAGATTATTACTACCGAACCATTTTTTCATCATTGATAAGATTGATTAGGGTCGCTGCCTTCATCATCGCCCTGCTGTTACCCAGTACCTATATTGCCTTATCCAACTTCCATTCCGAACTAATTCCCACGGTTCTGCTGCTTGCCATTCTAAACACACGCGAAGGAATCCCCTTTCCGGCTATGGTTGAAGCTTTGATCATGGAGTTTTTCTTTGAGCTTTTGAGAGAGGCGGGCATACGCTTACCCAGACCGATTGGATCGGCCGTCAGTATCGTTGGAGCATTGGTCATTGGACAAGCGGCTATTCAATCGCAGATTGCCTCTCCGGTCATGGTCATTGTCGTCGCTTTGACGGGCATTGCCTCATTTGCGCTACCTCAATACAATATGGCAATTGCGCTGCGGATTTTACGGTTTCCCTTAATGATTCTCGCGGCAACGTTCGGAGGACTTGGCATCATGGTCGGTTTTATTCTAATTTACCTCCATCTGGCTACCTTGCGCTCTTTAGGAGAACCGTATTTAGACTCGTTAGCTCCGCTAGATCTCAAAAGAGTACGTGATTCTATTTTTCTACTTCCGAGAAGACTGCTGCTTCATTCACCACGGAATCGACACCTATATAAAAAGACTTCAGGAAGGAAGTAG